The Pirellulimonas nuda genome includes a region encoding these proteins:
- the fusA gene encoding elongation factor G → MNLKNVRNIGISAHIDSGKTTLSERILFYAGRIHKIEDVRGGGDGATMDHMELEKERGITITSAATSLEWKNHKVNLIDTPGHVDFTVEVERSLRVLDGAILVLCSVGGVQSQSMTVDRQMKRYHVPRLAFINKMDRTGANPTKVVKQVKEKLHADCVLMQIPIGKEEKFEGIIDLITMKALYFDGDNGETIREEAIPAALQAEAEAARTEMLEALSMYSDELMELLLGEEEVPVELAHKIIRHAVIEQEFTPVFLGSAYKNKGVQPLLDAIMRYLPSPPEITNRANDPKNEGERFILESDPSKPFVGMAFKIVDDEYGQLTYTRIYQGTIKKGEAYFNQRTGRKERFSRIVRMHSDKREEIDEAFCGDIVAIMGIDCASGDTYCSEPNLASLEAMFVADPVIKVSVQALSRDNSDKLSKALQRFRKEDPTFHVMTDEETGETIIAGMGELHLEIYVERIRREYKVEVETGPPKVSYRERATQTYSFDHKRKKQTGGSGQYGHIVGKMGPMDDEQRTAAEGDQLLFEDKVTGGRIPKNFIPAVEKGFRNLLTKGPVAGFPVVDLSIILEDGSYHDVDSSDMAFMLTAQECFRENFSKTKPVLLEPLMLVEIECPDSFQGAVVGNVSSKRGMIVSTDTEGGLCKIIAEVPLAETFGYSTELRSQTQGQGTFTMELCKYAPTPMNIQMDIVEERKKELQPA, encoded by the coding sequence ATGAACCTGAAGAACGTCCGCAACATCGGCATCTCGGCCCACATCGACTCGGGCAAGACGACCCTCAGCGAGCGGATTCTGTTCTACGCCGGGCGGATCCACAAGATCGAGGACGTCCGCGGCGGGGGCGACGGCGCCACCATGGACCACATGGAGCTCGAGAAAGAGCGCGGCATCACCATCACCAGCGCCGCCACCAGCCTGGAATGGAAGAACCACAAGGTCAACCTGATCGACACCCCGGGGCACGTCGACTTCACCGTTGAGGTGGAACGCTCCCTGCGCGTGCTCGACGGCGCCATCCTGGTGCTCTGCTCCGTGGGCGGCGTGCAGAGCCAGTCGATGACCGTCGACCGGCAGATGAAGCGCTACCACGTGCCGCGGCTGGCGTTCATCAACAAGATGGACCGCACCGGCGCCAACCCCACCAAGGTGGTCAAGCAGGTCAAGGAGAAGCTGCACGCGGACTGCGTGCTGATGCAGATCCCCATCGGCAAGGAAGAGAAGTTCGAGGGGATCATCGACCTGATCACGATGAAGGCCCTGTACTTCGACGGCGACAACGGCGAGACGATCCGCGAAGAGGCCATCCCCGCGGCCCTGCAGGCCGAGGCCGAGGCCGCACGCACCGAGATGCTCGAAGCCCTCTCGATGTACAGCGACGAGCTGATGGAGCTGCTGCTGGGCGAAGAGGAAGTGCCCGTTGAGCTGGCCCACAAGATCATCCGCCACGCGGTGATCGAGCAGGAGTTCACCCCGGTGTTCCTGGGCAGCGCCTACAAGAACAAGGGCGTCCAGCCGCTGCTCGACGCGATCATGCGGTACCTCCCCTCGCCTCCGGAGATCACCAACCGCGCCAACGACCCCAAGAACGAGGGCGAGCGGTTCATCCTCGAGAGCGACCCCTCCAAGCCGTTTGTCGGCATGGCGTTCAAGATCGTCGACGACGAGTACGGGCAGCTCACCTACACCCGGATCTACCAGGGCACCATCAAGAAGGGCGAGGCCTACTTCAACCAGCGCACCGGCCGCAAGGAGCGTTTCAGCCGCATCGTGCGGATGCACTCCGACAAGCGGGAAGAGATCGACGAGGCGTTCTGTGGCGACATCGTCGCCATCATGGGGATCGACTGCGCGTCGGGCGACACCTACTGCTCCGAGCCGAACCTCGCCTCGCTGGAGGCTATGTTCGTCGCCGACCCGGTGATCAAGGTGAGCGTGCAGGCCCTGTCGCGCGACAACTCCGACAAGCTCTCCAAGGCCCTGCAGCGGTTCCGCAAGGAAGACCCCACCTTCCACGTGATGACCGACGAAGAGACCGGCGAGACCATCATCGCCGGCATGGGCGAGCTGCACCTGGAGATCTACGTCGAACGCATCCGCCGCGAGTACAAGGTGGAGGTCGAGACCGGACCCCCGAAGGTCAGCTACCGCGAACGCGCCACCCAGACCTACTCCTTCGACCACAAGCGGAAGAAGCAGACGGGCGGCTCGGGTCAGTACGGCCACATCGTCGGCAAGATGGGCCCGATGGACGACGAGCAGCGCACCGCCGCCGAGGGAGACCAACTGCTGTTCGAGGACAAGGTCACCGGCGGACGCATCCCCAAGAACTTCATCCCCGCGGTGGAGAAGGGCTTCCGCAACCTGCTGACCAAGGGCCCCGTGGCCGGCTTCCCGGTGGTCGACCTGTCGATCATCCTCGAAGACGGCAGCTACCACGACGTCGACTCGTCCGACATGGCCTTCATGCTCACCGCGCAGGAGTGCTTCCGCGAGAACTTCAGCAAGACCAAGCCGGTGCTGCTGGAGCCGCTGATGCTGGTGGAGATCGAGTGCCCCGACTCGTTCCAGGGCGCCGTGGTGGGCAACGTCAGCTCCAAGCGCGGCATGATCGTCAGCACCGACACCGAGGGCGGGCTGTGCAAGATCATCGCCGAAGTGCCGCTGGCCGAAACGTTCGGCTACAGCACCGAGCTGCGCAGCCAAACCCAGGGCCAAGGCACCTTCACGATGGAGCTGTGCAAGTACGCCCCGACGCCGATGAACATCCAGATGGACATCGTCGAGGAGCGGAAGAAGGAACTGCAGCCGGCCTAA
- a CDS encoding TA system VapC family ribonuclease toxin: MKLIDTNVLIFAANKQSPNHGRVRRWCIEATASGEPIGLPWIAALGFLRISTSPHVFSPPLSMAEALSYLRDWLAIPSVKIVDDPPEHWEWLANVLIDTGWLGKKVTDASLASLALCQNASLVSCDQDFSRVKGLSWIDPLKD, from the coding sequence TTGAAGCTGATTGACACTAACGTGCTCATCTTTGCGGCCAACAAGCAGAGCCCAAATCATGGGCGGGTGCGCCGATGGTGCATCGAAGCCACTGCCTCTGGAGAACCGATCGGGCTCCCTTGGATCGCTGCGCTCGGCTTTCTCCGGATATCGACTAGTCCTCACGTGTTTTCGCCCCCGCTCTCGATGGCCGAAGCATTGTCGTACCTGCGAGACTGGCTCGCCATTCCGAGCGTGAAGATCGTTGATGACCCGCCCGAACACTGGGAATGGCTGGCGAACGTCTTGATCGACACCGGTTGGCTCGGCAAGAAAGTGACCGATGCAAGCTTGGCGTCGCTGGCGCTCTGCCAAAACGCTTCGTTGGTTTCTTGCGATCAAGATTTCTCAAGAGTCAAAGGGCTGTCCTGGATTGATCCGCTGAAAGACTGA
- a CDS encoding CAAX prenyl protease-related protein yields the protein MPFPEPNEHEAAGPGAPLAVRKPWVAFLLPFVVYMIGSAIEPGPETPVWPVGYEVVYTAKIVFTLVVLAVALPAYRRFPLRLSVWAPVVGVVGAALWIGCYYLRIEPQIVEALGEDHSLVESLGLAARPGLDAWALVDQQPKWGPAFLAVRLFGLVLVVPIIEEMFLRAWLMRYVQAADWWKIPFGHATPLAIALGTLVPMMTHPEKLAAAVWFSLVTVMMLKTKNIWDCVAAHMITNLLLGIYVLTTGTWALW from the coding sequence ATGCCCTTTCCTGAGCCCAACGAGCACGAAGCGGCCGGCCCCGGCGCCCCGCTGGCGGTCCGGAAGCCCTGGGTGGCGTTCCTGCTGCCGTTTGTCGTCTACATGATCGGCAGCGCCATCGAGCCCGGGCCGGAGACCCCCGTCTGGCCGGTGGGCTACGAAGTGGTCTACACGGCCAAGATTGTCTTCACGCTCGTCGTGCTGGCGGTCGCTCTGCCCGCGTACCGGCGGTTCCCGCTGCGGCTGAGTGTGTGGGCGCCGGTGGTGGGGGTAGTGGGGGCGGCCCTGTGGATCGGGTGCTACTACCTACGCATCGAGCCCCAGATCGTGGAAGCCTTGGGCGAAGACCACTCCCTGGTGGAGAGCCTGGGCCTCGCCGCCCGCCCCGGCCTGGACGCCTGGGCGTTGGTCGACCAGCAGCCCAAGTGGGGCCCCGCGTTCCTGGCGGTCCGGCTGTTCGGGCTGGTGCTGGTGGTGCCCATTATCGAGGAGATGTTCCTCCGCGCCTGGCTGATGCGCTACGTGCAGGCCGCCGACTGGTGGAAGATACCCTTCGGCCACGCCACCCCGCTGGCGATCGCGCTGGGGACCCTGGTGCCCATGATGACCCACCCGGAGAAGCTGGCCGCGGCCGTCTGGTTCAGCCTGGTGACGGTGATGATGCTCAAGACCAAGAACATCTGGGACTGCGTGGCGGCCCACATGATCACCAACCTGCTGCTGGGGATCTACGTGCTGACCACCGGCACGTGGGCGCTGTGGTAA
- a CDS encoding PEP-CTERM sorting domain-containing protein: MKLNRWVVAPLAGMMLAGAQTTHALVVATDSFQSYTAGSPLNPGNNGGTGFASEWGPPTGLAVANVVDVSAKPLSFTPAGGLPINGGSQAVQVFRTGNTTASAMINVPAGGRALSSGLAETFYVGYLFRVDHGGFGGANNTFSLHLSDSETNTNSYNFGVRGNPLATPVDEFMIRTATGGPSANYAAGGGELVEGQNYYLVARLNYDSEVGAFTSADAWVNPAADASGTPSFSLTAPTILGPATISHVFLRQAANQGDVIAANAAGGDYNRDGFNDAADYTKWRDTLGSTTDLLANGYNGGTSANLIDESDYKWWRDTFLGQDVFLADNLVIGTSWVDVVPQVANGIGGTGVPEPATLTLAALAGAALLMRRRRSGCA; this comes from the coding sequence ATGAAATTGAACCGGTGGGTCGTGGCCCCGTTGGCGGGCATGATGTTGGCGGGGGCGCAGACCACCCACGCCTTGGTGGTGGCGACAGACAGTTTTCAGAGTTACACGGCCGGCAGCCCGCTCAACCCCGGCAACAACGGCGGCACGGGCTTCGCGTCGGAGTGGGGCCCCCCCACCGGCCTGGCCGTGGCGAATGTGGTCGACGTCTCCGCGAAACCGCTGAGCTTTACCCCCGCCGGGGGCCTCCCCATCAACGGCGGGTCGCAGGCCGTTCAAGTGTTCCGCACGGGCAACACCACCGCCTCGGCGATGATCAATGTCCCCGCCGGCGGCCGCGCGCTCTCGAGCGGCCTGGCCGAGACGTTCTACGTCGGCTACCTGTTCCGCGTAGACCACGGCGGCTTCGGCGGCGCGAACAACACGTTCTCGCTGCACCTCTCCGACTCCGAAACCAACACCAACTCCTACAACTTTGGCGTCCGTGGAAACCCGCTTGCGACGCCGGTCGATGAGTTCATGATCCGCACAGCGACCGGGGGCCCCAGCGCCAACTACGCGGCCGGCGGCGGCGAATTGGTCGAAGGGCAGAATTACTATCTCGTCGCGAGACTTAACTACGACTCCGAGGTCGGCGCCTTCACCAGCGCCGACGCCTGGGTCAATCCAGCCGCGGACGCCTCGGGGACCCCCAGCTTCAGCCTCACGGCGCCCACCATCCTCGGCCCCGCGACGATCTCGCACGTCTTCTTGCGCCAGGCGGCCAACCAGGGCGACGTGATCGCGGCCAACGCGGCGGGGGGCGACTACAACCGCGACGGCTTCAACGACGCCGCCGACTACACAAAATGGCGCGACACACTCGGCTCGACCACCGACCTTCTGGCCAACGGTTATAACGGCGGCACAAGCGCCAACCTGATTGACGAGTCGGACTACAAGTGGTGGAGGGACACCTTTCTGGGCCAGGATGTTTTCCTTGCAGACAACTTGGTGATCGGCACCAGTTGGGTCGACGTCGTCCCCCAGGTTGCAAACGGCATCGGCGGCACGGGCGTCCCCGAGCCGGCGACCCTCACGCTAGCCGCACTGGCCGGCGCCGCGTTGCTGATGCGTCGCCGTAGGTCGGGCTGTGCCTGA
- a CDS encoding arylsulfatase, protein MNPLLPLLVAIAAASTASAAPRPNVVLIMADDLGYSDIGCYGGEIPTPNLDALAAGGVRFSQFYNTSRCCPTRASLLTGLYQHQAGVGHMTTEGANNFDYGVDGYRGQLNRCCTTLAERLKEAGYHTYMAGKWHLGHEMDDRPLQRGFDKFYGSLSGAFSYFSPQGDRYLMRGNDALPPPDPADYYTTDAFTDEAIGWIEQQKDDAPFFLYLAYNAPHWPLHAKPADIEKFVGKYRKGWDALRQERFDRQVEMGLFDKSPGLSPRDAEVRPWDEVPQVQQEQSDYRMAVYAAQVYSVDENIGRLLDALRAAGKMDDTLIVFLSDNGGCAEPGNEFGGGAFRDINDPAKYGAVSIGRGWANLANTPFREYKSHPQEGGIATPMVAHWPAGIAHNLQGSFVRDPAHIIDVMPTLLELSGAPYPDQVEGNLVPKPEGQSLTPFFTEGSRPQAETLCFEHQGACAARSGKWKAVARYGRFDWQLYDLEADRIEQHDVAAQHPEIVARLDREWRDWALRTKVSPLGSRKGRGYGGSK, encoded by the coding sequence ATGAACCCCCTCCTCCCGCTCTTGGTCGCGATCGCCGCCGCATCCACCGCTTCGGCCGCGCCGCGGCCGAACGTCGTGCTCATCATGGCGGACGACCTGGGCTACTCTGACATCGGCTGCTACGGCGGCGAAATCCCTACCCCCAACCTCGACGCCCTGGCCGCGGGGGGGGTCCGCTTCTCGCAGTTCTACAACACGTCGCGTTGCTGCCCTACGCGGGCCTCGCTGCTGACCGGGCTCTACCAGCACCAGGCGGGCGTGGGCCACATGACCACCGAGGGCGCCAACAACTTCGACTACGGCGTCGACGGCTACCGCGGCCAGCTGAACCGCTGCTGCACCACGCTGGCCGAGCGCCTCAAGGAGGCAGGCTACCACACCTACATGGCGGGCAAGTGGCACCTGGGGCACGAGATGGACGACCGCCCGCTGCAACGCGGCTTCGACAAGTTCTACGGCTCGCTCAGCGGCGCCTTCAGCTACTTCAGCCCGCAGGGGGACCGCTACTTGATGCGCGGCAACGACGCGCTCCCCCCGCCCGACCCCGCCGACTACTACACCACCGACGCGTTCACGGACGAGGCGATCGGGTGGATCGAGCAGCAAAAGGACGACGCGCCGTTCTTCCTGTACCTGGCCTACAACGCGCCGCACTGGCCGCTGCACGCCAAGCCCGCAGACATCGAGAAGTTTGTCGGCAAGTACCGCAAGGGCTGGGACGCGCTGCGGCAAGAACGCTTCGACCGCCAGGTCGAGATGGGGCTGTTCGACAAATCGCCCGGGCTTTCGCCGCGCGACGCCGAGGTGAGGCCCTGGGACGAGGTTCCCCAGGTGCAGCAAGAGCAGAGCGACTACCGCATGGCCGTGTACGCGGCCCAGGTCTACTCGGTCGACGAGAACATCGGCCGGCTGCTCGACGCGCTGCGGGCCGCGGGGAAGATGGACGACACGCTGATCGTGTTCCTCTCGGACAACGGCGGCTGCGCCGAGCCGGGCAACGAGTTCGGCGGGGGCGCTTTCCGCGACATCAACGACCCCGCCAAGTACGGCGCGGTCTCTATCGGCCGGGGCTGGGCGAACCTGGCCAACACCCCCTTCCGAGAGTACAAGAGCCACCCGCAGGAAGGGGGCATCGCGACGCCGATGGTGGCCCACTGGCCGGCGGGGATCGCCCACAACCTGCAAGGAAGCTTCGTCCGCGACCCGGCCCACATCATCGACGTGATGCCGACGCTGCTGGAGCTGTCGGGGGCGCCCTACCCCGACCAGGTAGAGGGGAACCTCGTGCCCAAGCCCGAGGGCCAGAGCCTTACGCCGTTCTTTACCGAGGGGTCCCGACCGCAGGCAGAAACCTTGTGCTTCGAGCACCAGGGCGCGTGCGCAGCGCGCTCGGGCAAGTGGAAGGCCGTCGCCCGCTACGGCCGGTTCGACTGGCAGTTGTACGACCTCGAAGCGGACCGCATCGAGCAGCACGACGTAGCGGCCCAGCACCCGGAGATCGTCGCCCGCCTCGACCGCGAGTGGCGCGACTGGGCGCTACGCACCAAGGTGTCGCCGCTGGGGAGCCGCAAGGGGCGGGGCTACGGGGGGTCGAAGTAG
- a CDS encoding PKD domain-containing protein, which produces MKVGARPSRTILRLELLEPRAMLAGDGLLGEYFDDGENNTHLVNPVATYVDPVIDFGGATGSAFSTSAGGRVAADSNFSIRWTGWVLVDQAGSWQFKTLSNDGVRLWVDNVGQGDNPIIDNWSTHTVATDTANITLSAGWHALRLEYFQQGASSELELRYSGPGRSEVIIPQDHLSSTEPNANPAPVVDAGPNRNLVLPENLAELDGSASDDGQVVALLWTQLSGPNTATISDGDTEDAAVSDLVEGTYVFQLKATDDLGQMATDTVSVTVVDPNLAPVVDAGPNRSVLLPNNTAMLDGSASDDGSIASLLWTQISGPNTATISDGNTEDATVGNLAPGFYVFQLKATDNLGKMATDTVTVTVVDPNNTGVITGDLMTWHNVTITFDGPQTSETAANNPFLNYRLDVTFTHTASGKQLVVPGYYAADGNAANSHATSGNKWRVHFAPSEVGEWTYTASFRSGANVAVNDNPLAGASAGFFDGFGGTLNISQTDKTGLDNRGRGLLEYVGEHYLRWAETGEYFLKQGADAPENLLAYADFDGSFKSDGVSDNRIKQYLPHVQDWQPGDPTWDGDGDADSDPDDGKGLIGAVNYLASEGQNAISFLTMNIGGDDKNVFPYLVYDNSAGGADRLQFDVSRLDQWEIVFAHAETQGMYLHFKTQETENDQLLDGGALGTQRKLYYRELIARYSHHLALNWNIGEENTNTTQQRKDFAQFFWDNDPYRHNIVLHTFPGQKDSVYTPLLGAASEYTGLSMQGSNANFSDTHADVVEWVTRSAAAGKKWVVAVDEPGDAQFAIRPDDDAGNSHVDGRKNALWGTLMGGGAGNEWYFGYTPHDSDLTLEDFRSRDQWWDYTRYALEFFNDNDVPFWQMTSSDAITNNTDDYAFAKPGDTYVVYLKNGGTTNLNLSGQTGVFQVQWYDPRSGGALQNGSVQMVTGGGQRALGAAPNSAGEDWAILVSRPDLPGDYDHSGTVDAQDYTVWRTDFGRSDKLDADGNQDGVVDAADYSVWRDNLGQTVLAMAASAAEAPAPALSIVSEPVSDPDPLAGFVASPLGEPSASAAGAIASTSPAAQDAALARPIYETEGQRVDIPPPAAAASQPTADQPTTDRPDDDPLWLAGVDGALELFGSRFDIDL; this is translated from the coding sequence TCCGTCTGGAATTGCTAGAACCCCGCGCCATGCTCGCCGGCGACGGCCTGTTGGGCGAGTACTTCGACGACGGTGAGAATAACACCCACCTCGTGAACCCGGTCGCGACCTACGTCGACCCGGTCATCGACTTCGGCGGCGCCACCGGCAGCGCCTTCAGCACGAGCGCCGGCGGACGCGTCGCGGCCGACTCGAACTTCTCTATCCGCTGGACCGGCTGGGTGCTGGTCGACCAGGCGGGCTCGTGGCAGTTCAAGACGCTTAGCAACGACGGCGTCCGGTTGTGGGTCGACAACGTAGGCCAGGGCGACAACCCCATCATCGACAACTGGTCGACCCACACCGTGGCGACCGACACGGCCAACATCACGCTCTCGGCCGGGTGGCACGCGCTGCGGCTCGAGTACTTTCAGCAGGGCGCCTCGTCGGAGCTGGAGCTGCGCTACTCGGGCCCGGGCCGATCGGAGGTGATCATCCCGCAAGACCACCTCAGCAGCACCGAGCCCAACGCCAACCCGGCGCCCGTGGTCGACGCCGGCCCCAACCGCAACCTGGTGCTGCCCGAGAACCTGGCGGAACTCGACGGCTCGGCCAGCGACGACGGGCAGGTAGTCGCGCTGCTGTGGACCCAGCTCAGCGGCCCCAACACCGCCACCATTAGCGACGGCGACACCGAGGACGCCGCGGTGAGCGACCTCGTCGAGGGGACGTACGTCTTCCAGCTCAAGGCGACCGACGACCTCGGCCAGATGGCCACCGACACGGTCAGCGTGACCGTGGTCGACCCGAACCTAGCGCCCGTGGTCGACGCCGGCCCCAACCGCAGCGTGCTGCTCCCTAACAACACGGCGATGCTGGACGGCTCCGCCAGCGACGACGGCTCCATCGCTTCGCTGCTCTGGACGCAAATCAGCGGCCCCAACACCGCCACCATCTCCGACGGCAATACCGAGGACGCCACGGTTGGCAACCTGGCGCCCGGCTTCTACGTCTTCCAGCTCAAGGCGACCGACAACCTCGGCAAGATGGCCACCGACACGGTCACCGTGACGGTGGTCGACCCCAACAACACGGGCGTCATCACCGGCGACCTGATGACGTGGCACAACGTCACCATCACCTTCGACGGCCCGCAGACCAGCGAGACGGCCGCCAACAACCCGTTCCTCAACTACCGGCTGGACGTCACGTTCACCCACACGGCAAGCGGCAAGCAGCTCGTGGTCCCCGGCTACTACGCCGCGGACGGCAACGCCGCCAACAGCCACGCCACTAGCGGCAACAAGTGGCGGGTGCACTTCGCGCCCAGCGAGGTGGGCGAGTGGACCTACACCGCGTCGTTCCGCTCGGGCGCGAACGTAGCGGTGAACGACAACCCGCTGGCGGGCGCCAGCGCCGGCTTCTTCGACGGCTTCGGCGGCACGCTGAACATCTCGCAGACCGACAAGACGGGGCTCGACAACCGCGGCCGGGGGCTGCTGGAGTACGTCGGCGAGCACTACCTGCGGTGGGCCGAGACGGGCGAGTACTTCCTCAAGCAGGGCGCCGACGCGCCGGAGAACCTGCTGGCCTACGCCGACTTCGACGGCTCGTTCAAGAGCGACGGCGTCAGCGACAACCGCATCAAGCAGTACCTGCCGCACGTGCAGGACTGGCAGCCCGGCGACCCCACCTGGGACGGCGACGGCGACGCCGACTCCGACCCGGACGACGGCAAGGGCTTGATCGGCGCGGTGAACTACCTCGCCAGCGAGGGTCAGAACGCGATCAGCTTCCTGACGATGAACATCGGCGGCGACGACAAGAACGTGTTCCCCTACCTGGTGTACGACAACTCCGCCGGGGGCGCCGACCGCCTGCAGTTCGACGTCTCCCGCCTCGACCAGTGGGAGATCGTCTTCGCCCACGCCGAGACGCAGGGGATGTACCTGCACTTCAAGACGCAGGAGACCGAGAACGATCAACTGCTTGACGGCGGCGCGCTGGGGACGCAGCGCAAGCTCTACTACCGCGAGCTGATCGCACGCTACTCGCACCACCTGGCGCTCAACTGGAACATCGGCGAAGAGAACACCAACACTACGCAGCAACGCAAGGACTTCGCCCAGTTCTTCTGGGACAACGACCCCTACCGTCACAACATCGTGCTGCACACCTTCCCGGGCCAGAAAGACTCGGTCTACACGCCGCTGCTGGGCGCCGCGTCGGAGTACACCGGGCTGTCGATGCAGGGGAGTAACGCCAACTTCAGCGACACCCACGCCGACGTGGTGGAGTGGGTCACCCGCTCTGCGGCCGCGGGCAAGAAGTGGGTGGTGGCGGTCGACGAGCCGGGCGACGCCCAGTTCGCCATCCGACCCGACGACGACGCGGGCAACTCGCACGTCGACGGCCGCAAGAACGCCCTGTGGGGCACGCTGATGGGCGGGGGCGCCGGCAACGAGTGGTACTTCGGTTACACGCCGCACGACAGCGACCTGACGCTGGAAGACTTCCGCAGCCGCGACCAGTGGTGGGACTACACCCGCTACGCGCTGGAGTTCTTCAACGACAACGACGTGCCGTTCTGGCAGATGACCTCCAGCGACGCCATCACCAACAACACGGACGACTACGCGTTCGCCAAACCGGGCGACACGTACGTCGTCTACCTGAAGAACGGCGGCACGACCAACCTGAACCTCAGCGGCCAGACCGGCGTGTTCCAGGTGCAGTGGTACGACCCGCGCAGCGGCGGCGCATTGCAGAACGGCTCGGTGCAAATGGTCACCGGCGGCGGCCAGCGCGCCCTGGGCGCCGCGCCCAACTCCGCGGGCGAGGACTGGGCGATCTTGGTCAGCCGCCCCGACCTGCCGGGGGACTACGACCACTCGGGCACGGTCGACGCGCAGGACTACACGGTGTGGCGGACCGACTTCGGCCGCAGCGACAAGCTAGACGCCGACGGCAACCAGGACGGCGTGGTGGACGCGGCCGACTACAGCGTGTGGCGCGACAACCTAGGTCAGACCGTGCTAGCGATGGCGGCCTCGGCCGCCGAAGCCCCGGCGCCGGCCCTTTCCATTGTCAGCGAGCCGGTCAGCGATCCCGACCCGCTGGCGGGCTTCGTAGCCTCCCCCCTAGGCGAGCCGTCGGCGTCAGCCGCCGGCGCGATCGCCTCAACCTCCCCCGCCGCGCAAGACGCCGCGCTAGCCCGCCCCATCTACGAGACCGAAGGCCAGCGGGTCGACATCCCCCCGCCCGCTGCCGCAGCGAGCCAGCCCACGGCGGACCAGCCCACGACGGACCGGCCCGACGACGACCCGCTCTGGCTGGCAGGCGTCGACGGTGCGCTGGAGCTGTTCGGGTCGCGTTTTGATATCGACTTGTAA
- a CDS encoding type II toxin-antitoxin system VapC family toxin translates to MLRDSHTVFWAMLDDARLSTAARVIINDRDNRCLVSPVSHWEMALKISVNKYEINDDFEAMWEEALSRFDVLPIEPRHTGRLIALPFHHKDPFDRMLVAQALAEGIPLVSADRQLDAYAVERLW, encoded by the coding sequence GTGCTGCGGGATTCCCACACCGTCTTCTGGGCGATGCTCGACGACGCGAGGCTCAGCACCGCCGCACGTGTGATCATCAACGATCGGGACAACCGTTGCCTGGTGAGTCCGGTAAGTCATTGGGAGATGGCGCTGAAAATCAGCGTCAACAAGTACGAGATCAACGACGACTTCGAAGCGATGTGGGAAGAAGCGCTCTCGCGCTTCGACGTGCTCCCCATCGAGCCGAGGCACACTGGACGCTTGATCGCGTTGCCCTTCCATCACAAGGACCCCTTCGATCGGATGCTGGTGGCCCAAGCGCTGGCGGAAGGAATTCCGCTGGTGAGCGCCGATCGCCAGCTCGACGCATACGCGGTTGAGCGGCTTTGGTGA